AACTTGCTGCGGTTATCGCTGGCAAACTGCTGACGCTGAGCCTGATCTTTATGATAAGTCGCTTTGCCAAAGTCATTCAGGTTGTCGCCGATGTACATCACGACGTCATAGCCTTCGGCTTTGATGGCGTCAAAACGAGCCTGCTTGTTGGAGCTGTCGGTTTTCAGACGCACGGTCTTGTCGCTCACGCCGGTAAAGCCCAGCGCTTTCATGTTGGCAACGGTTGCGTCGAAGTCTTTGCTGTCGCGGTTTGACACATAGAACATCGTGCCGCCGTGGCTGTTAACGTAGTTAGCAAAATCCACCGCGCCCGGGACGGCCAGCGCCTGGCGAGCCTGGGTCCACTGGGACCAAGTTTTGTCGTCAAACGACTTATTATTTTTTGCCTGCCACGCGCTGTAGGCGCTGTTGTCCAGCATGGTTTCATCGAGATCAACAATAACGGCGCGCTTAGCCGTGCTCTGTTTGGCGGACTGATCCCACGCCAGGCGAGCGCTGTTAAACGACTGGTACGCCAGCGCACGGTACTCGCCGGATTGCTGGAACCAGTCAACCGCCATCACCGTCTGGCTTGCCAGCTTCTGCTCAGCCGCCTGCTGCTGATTTGCACATCCCGTCAGGCTGATCAGCACCAGCGCAACCGCGCCACCCAATAAACTTTTCTTCATCTTTATGTCCTTACCTTTGCCATTACCATTAACGTTGTTGTTCTCTTTCTGCACCAGCACTGAACAATGCTGGCGTTTTTACTAACAAAATCAGCAGGTATTATTAAAAAATGTTTTACCGAATATTAAAGCTACGTTATCAATAGCTTTTTAATGGATCGAAACTGGATACTCAAGATGACAAAAATATTTCGACGCAATTTTTTTTCCCTGATGGTCGCCGCGGCGTTACCTGGGATGAGCTTTGCAGCCCATGCCAATAGCTGCGAAGAGACAAGGGCTGGCATCGACATGGGATCGGGTACAACCAAGCTGGTGGTCGCGAAAGTGGATACCTGCAAACAGCGTATCAATAAAGTGCTGTTCGAAGATCAGCGACCGATCGGCTTTAACGAAGATCTGTCCAAATCCGCGGACAATACCCTGAGCCCCGCCATTCAGCAGCAGGGGCAGACGGCGCTAAGGGAGCTGACGGCAGAGGCAGCCCGTTATCATCCAACGCGCTTTAACGGCGTGGCAACCGCCGTTTTTCGCAGCGCGTCTAACGCCCAGCAGGTTATCGATGCGTTCAACCGTTCGGCCCAGGTTAACTTAAAAATTATCACCCAGGCACAGGAAGCCGAACTGGGCTTCCTGTCGGCAAAAGCCTCTATGCCGGTGCCGCTGGCGGATGACCAGATGGTGGTCTGGGACATCGGTGGCGGGTCGATGCAAATGACCACCTGGCTGCAAAAACACGACAAATGGCAGCCGGAGATTTACCAGGGCAAGCTGGCCTCCGTCACGCTGAAGAACTACATCATCGATGTGGTGAAAAACAAGGACCTGCATGATGTTAGCTCGCCAAATCCGATTGGCTCTCTGCGCGACGGTGTCCTGCGTTTTGTTCGCTTCTATGCCACAACCCACGTGAGTCCCGAGATGAAAAAGGCGCTGGCAACCCGAACCGTTGTCGGGATCGGCGGGGTGCATGACTTCTCCGTCAGCAAGCAGCTTAACGAAAAGGTGTATACCCTGGCCGATCTGCAAAAAGCTTCCGCTAGCCAGGTCT
This region of Cedecea lapagei genomic DNA includes:
- a CDS encoding Ppx/GppA phosphatase family protein, which gives rise to MVAAALPGMSFAAHANSCEETRAGIDMGSGTTKLVVAKVDTCKQRINKVLFEDQRPIGFNEDLSKSADNTLSPAIQQQGQTALRELTAEAARYHPTRFNGVATAVFRSASNAQQVIDAFNRSAQVNLKIITQAQEAELGFLSAKASMPVPLADDQMVVWDIGGGSMQMTTWLQKHDKWQPEIYQGKLASVTLKNYIIDVVKNKDLHDVSSPNPIGSLRDGVLRFVRFYATTHVSPEMKKALATRTVVGIGGVHDFSVSKQLNEKVYTLADLQKASASQVWKGDSELRGDYRATDVSNLLLVQGYMEALKIPQVTVVKANLVQGVLIQ
- a CDS encoding 5'-nucleotidase, lipoprotein e(P4) family, with the translated sequence MKKSLLGGAVALVLISLTGCANQQQAAEQKLASQTVMAVDWFQQSGEYRALAYQSFNSARLAWDQSAKQSTAKRAVIVDLDETMLDNSAYSAWQAKNNKSFDDKTWSQWTQARQALAVPGAVDFANYVNSHGGTMFYVSNRDSKDFDATVANMKALGFTGVSDKTVRLKTDSSNKQARFDAIKAEGYDVVMYIGDNLNDFGKATYHKDQAQRQQFASDNRSKFGTQFIVLPNPMYGDWEGALAPNYFKLNTAQQAEARENALRGWSGK